In Petrotoga miotherma DSM 10691, one DNA window encodes the following:
- the galE gene encoding UDP-glucose 4-epimerase GalE, which translates to MILVTGGAGYIGSHLVKRLQDQNKEVVVFDNFEKGHRWAVKDVQVVEGDLRNEKDIDYVFENYKIDEVYHFAAFSLVGESMTEPNKYFKNNICGTLNLLKSMQKHKCRYIVFSSTAAVYGEPEKVPITEDQPKNPTNIYGQSKLMVEEILNWYSKLDIIRYVALRYFNAAGAYYDGSIGEAHEPETHLIPLVLETALGKRDKLYVYGDDYPTKDGTPVRDYIHVMDLIEAHILAMKWMKENEKSDVFNLGNGQGFTVLEVIKTAEKVTSKKINYEVVERRSGDPAVLIASSKKAEQVLNWHPQHKELEKIISDAWNWHKNKNRKVLGG; encoded by the coding sequence ATGATACTTGTCACAGGAGGAGCTGGGTACATAGGTTCTCATTTGGTGAAAAGGCTGCAAGATCAAAATAAAGAAGTAGTAGTTTTTGATAACTTTGAAAAAGGCCATAGGTGGGCTGTTAAAGACGTACAAGTCGTTGAAGGAGATCTTAGAAACGAAAAAGACATTGATTACGTATTTGAAAATTACAAAATAGATGAGGTATATCATTTTGCAGCTTTTTCACTGGTTGGTGAATCTATGACAGAACCTAATAAATATTTTAAAAACAATATATGTGGAACATTGAACCTTTTAAAAAGCATGCAAAAACATAAATGTAGGTACATAGTTTTTTCTTCTACCGCAGCTGTTTATGGAGAACCAGAAAAAGTCCCCATCACTGAAGATCAACCTAAGAACCCTACGAACATCTATGGTCAATCAAAATTAATGGTTGAAGAGATTCTCAATTGGTATTCCAAACTTGATATTATAAGATATGTAGCTTTAAGATATTTCAATGCCGCTGGGGCGTATTATGATGGCAGTATAGGCGAAGCTCACGAGCCAGAAACTCACTTGATCCCATTAGTCCTGGAAACAGCTTTAGGAAAAAGAGACAAGTTGTACGTTTATGGAGATGATTATCCAACCAAGGACGGCACACCCGTTAGAGACTATATTCACGTGATGGATTTGATAGAAGCCCATATTTTAGCTATGAAATGGATGAAGGAAAATGAAAAATCTGACGTTTTTAATTTAGGTAACGGTCAAGGATTTACCGTTTTAGAGGTTATTAAAACAGCTGAAAAAGTAACTTCAAAAAAGATAAATTACGAAGTAGTAGAAAGAAGGTCTGGTGATCCTGCTGTTTTAATAGCTTCCTCAAAGAAAGCCGAACAAGTTTTAAACTGGCACCCTCAACATAAGGAATTAGAAAAGATAATATCTGACGCATGGAATTGGCACAAAAATAAGAATAGAAAGGTATTAGGAGGATAA